The window GTCAGGGCCTTAAGTCCGTACCGCCTGCCGTCTCTTTTGCTTTCTGGGGTTCTGACTTTCACTTCGCCCCGGTCTTCTTGCGCAACGTCTCAAGGAGCTTCTCTGGCGGATTGTTTCCAAGGATCTCCCGGAACTGCGTACGGTAATTGTTGATGAGGCTCACTCCCTCAATCACCACGTCATAGACCTTCCAATCATTGTCTTTCTTGATCACCCTGTAATTGATGGGCACCTGGGCACCTTTAGAGACGACCGTGCTCTGGACCTCCACGGTGTTTTCTGAAAGAGGTACCTCCTTCACAAAGTCAACCTGTTCGTTCGTATACGCGATGATCTTCTCGACGTAGGCATCCTTGAGGATGTTTTCAAAGAGCTGAACGAATTCTTTGCGCTGATCAGGACTGAAGTTGTTCCAGTTCAGGCCGAGCGTTCGTTTAGACAGCTCGACAAAGTCAAAAAGCTTCTCCGCAGCAACGGTAATCCTCTGCTCTTTAACCTTCTTGCCGGCCTCCCCTTTGAGCTTGGGATCGCGCAGCACCTCCAGGACACCGTTCACATTGGCCTTGACCGTGTCGAGCGGTGCACCGGCAAAAGCAGCCAGGGGAAGCAAAAGCCATCCCAACAGAAAGGCTCCGACTATCTTTTTTTTCATTGAAATCCTCCTCGCTCTACCCACGTCGAATCTTCCTTCACTCGACGCTCAACATCTCTTTGTCTACACCGGCTACTTACCCGCACCCTCCGGCGATTTCTCCGGTGCCTTCTCCGGACCGGGCGAGGTAGAGCCGAATGCGTATTTACCTATGAGATCCTCGATGTCAGCCGGAATGGACGTCTGGGTGATGAAGGAACCGGGCTTCAACAGCTCCCCTCCTCCTCCCGGATCGATCTTCACATACTTGTCGCCTATGAGTCCGGAAGTCTTGATGGTGGCTGATGCGTCATCGTATACCTTCACGTCGCTATTGATCTTCAGGCCCACCACTCCCATCTGTTTCGTCTGATCTATACTCAAGCTATCCACGGTCCCCACTTGCATGCCGAAGACTTCAATCGCACTGCCGGATCTCAGTCCGTCCACGGATGTGAATCGTGCATAAAGCTGGTAGGTGTCTCCGCCAAATATGGAAATCTTACCCAATTTGACTGTCATGTAGCCCACACAGATGAGTCCGACCAGAACGAAAACGCCGACTGTGGTTTCTATAGAATATTTCTTCATCCTTCGCTACCTCCGGCATCGCATCGGTGCGTTGCAACAATCGTCTGGTTTGCTTGAGCTTTCTCTATTATAGTGTTGATCTCGTCCGAGGGGCCAATATCTGTAACTCCTGCAAGAACATAGACCTCGAAACATGCCTCGGCCCCAACCGTTTTTTGAGCGCTGCTCTGAATTTTCGGGAGTCCGTCCTGCTCCAATTGTTTGGCAAACTCGGCTACCAGTTGCTTCGCTTCATCCGCACTGGTGTGAGGAAAAATGGTGAGGATCTTATCTCTGCTGTGGCGGGCAGAGAAGGCCCCCACGGATCCAAAATGTTTATTGGTGTAATCGGCAAGGGCCCTGAGAACTTCCAATGCCGCCAGCGGTCCCAGTGCATCGCTCAGCAAATCAAATTCCACGCTGAAAAGGGCCGCCGAAATGGTTGACTGCACTGCAACGCCGCCGAGCATCGCTCCGTAGTGCACCCTGAATGCTTCTCTTGAAAGCAAGCCTGTCAGTTCATCTTCAAAACCTTCCAAGCTGCGCAGGAACTCGTCGATCATGGGGTGCTTCAGTCGCACCGCCTCTTCGTACGTTCCTTCAAAACCGACCTTTCCCTCCCAGAGGATGACAATCCGGTCAGAGATGAAAAAAACATCCGGAATATCATGACTGATCATAACGGTGGTGTAGCCGAATCTCTTTTTGTAGTGAACGATCATGCTCAGGATCATGTTTTTGCGGATCGGGTCTTGCCCGGTAGTGGGCTCATCGAAAAGCACAATCGCCGGGTCTGTCACCAGTGCCCGGGCCAGGGCAACCCGTTTTTGCATACCGCCTGAAAGCTCCGACGGATACTTATATGAGGCATCGGCCAATTCCAGATCCTCTAGTTTTTTCTTTACCCTCGTCTCGATTTCCTTCTTGGCAAGGTTCGTGGTCTGCCTGAGAGGAAGGGCGACATTCTCAAAAACAGTCATAGAGTCGAGAAGGGCATTATTCTGAAAGAGGTACGAGATGTGGCTTCTAAATTCTTCCCGGTCATCGCGCTTCATTGCGCTGAGAGGCTTTCCCCTGTAAAGCACCGTGCCTTCGTCCGGCTTGAGCAGCCCGATGATGTGCTTGAGAAGCACGCTCTTGCCGGTACCGCTCTTCCCGATAATGGTGGTGACCTGGTTTTCGTATATTTTCAGGTTGATCCCGTCCAGGACGGTCTTATCGCCAAATTGCTTGGTGACCCCACGTAATTCCATTATCGGCATACCAGCGTCCATCAATCCACCTACATCAGAAATGACGTTACCACGTAATCAGAAATAAGGATCATAACGCAGGAAATCACAACCGCTGATATCGTCGCGAGGCCGACAGCCTTCGCGCCGAAACCTTGCGGCCGCATATGACAGAAATAACCCTGAAAACAGCAGATGGTTGATACGATCACTGCAAAGACGAG is drawn from Syntrophorhabdales bacterium and contains these coding sequences:
- a CDS encoding ABC transporter substrate-binding protein; translated protein: MKKKIVGAFLLGWLLLPLAAFAGAPLDTVKANVNGVLEVLRDPKLKGEAGKKVKEQRITVAAEKLFDFVELSKRTLGLNWNNFSPDQRKEFVQLFENILKDAYVEKIIAYTNEQVDFVKEVPLSENTVEVQSTVVSKGAQVPINYRVIKKDNDWKVYDVVIEGVSLINNYRTQFREILGNNPPEKLLETLRKKTGAK
- the mlaD gene encoding outer membrane lipid asymmetry maintenance protein MlaD, with amino-acid sequence MKKYSIETTVGVFVLVGLICVGYMTVKLGKISIFGGDTYQLYARFTSVDGLRSGSAIEVFGMQVGTVDSLSIDQTKQMGVVGLKINSDVKVYDDASATIKTSGLIGDKYVKIDPGGGGELLKPGSFITQTSIPADIEDLIGKYAFGSTSPGPEKAPEKSPEGAGK
- a CDS encoding ATP-binding cassette domain-containing protein → MDAGMPIMELRGVTKQFGDKTVLDGINLKIYENQVTTIIGKSGTGKSVLLKHIIGLLKPDEGTVLYRGKPLSAMKRDDREEFRSHISYLFQNNALLDSMTVFENVALPLRQTTNLAKKEIETRVKKKLEDLELADASYKYPSELSGGMQKRVALARALVTDPAIVLFDEPTTGQDPIRKNMILSMIVHYKKRFGYTTVMISHDIPDVFFISDRIVILWEGKVGFEGTYEEAVRLKHPMIDEFLRSLEGFEDELTGLLSREAFRVHYGAMLGGVAVQSTISAALFSVEFDLLSDALGPLAALEVLRALADYTNKHFGSVGAFSARHSRDKILTIFPHTSADEAKQLVAEFAKQLEQDGLPKIQSSAQKTVGAEACFEVYVLAGVTDIGPSDEINTIIEKAQANQTIVATHRCDAGGSEG